The following nucleotide sequence is from Streptomyces brevispora.
GCCACCAGGCGGCGACCTCCGCCCAGCCGGGGGCCGACAGCGAGCCGCCGAACTCCTGGACCGAGAGGGCCGCGGTGAGTCCGGCGAAGGCGAGCCGGTCGGCGAGCGGCCAGTTGGCCAGGGTGCCGGTGACGAAGCCCGCGACGAAGACGTCACCGGCACCGGTCGGGTCGAGCGCCTCGACCTCGATCGCGGGGACCTCGGCGGCGGCCCCGGTGCTCGCGTCGACCGCGTAGGCGCCTTGCGCGCCGAGTGTGACGACGGCGAGCGGTACGTGCTCGGCGAGAGCGTGTGCGGCGGCGCGGGGGCAGTCGGTGCGGGTGTAGCGCATGGCCTCCTCCGCGTTGGGGAGGAACGCCTGGCAGTGCGCCAGGTCGGTCAGGCCGGCCAGGTCCCAGCGGCCGGTCTCGTCCCAGCCGACGTCGGCGAAGACCATGGCGCCGCGGCGGGCCGCCTGGGCCACCCACGGCTCGCTGCGGCCCGGGACGAGCGAGGCGACGGCGGCGCGGGCGCGTGGCGGGCACTGCGGGAAGGCCGGGCCGGGCTGTGCCGGTCCCGGTGGCATGGAGGCGGGCGGCGGGGCCTCGTGGCCGTGCGAGACCATCGTCCGCTCGCCCTCGTACGCCATGGAGACGGTCACCGGGGAGTGCCAGCCGCGGACGGTGTGCGACATGGAGAGGTCGATGCCCTCGCCCTGCTCCAGCGCGTCCCAGCAGTACTCGCCGTAGTGGTCGTCGCCGAAGGCCGCGGCCAGGGAGGTGTGCAGGCCCAGCCGGGCCAGCGCGGTGGCCATGTTGGCGACCCCGCCGGGGCTGGAGCCCATGCCGCGCGCCCAGGACTCGGTGCCGCGCACGGGGGCGCTGTCCAGGCCGGTGAAGATGATGTCGAGGAAGACCGTGCCGGTGAGGAAGACGTCGCAGTCCGGGTCCTGCGGCGCGCGCAGCCCGTCCAGTGGGTCGATGCCTGGATTCTCAGCGCTCACCTTGCACTCCCGGGTCGTGGCAGTTGCGGTCAGTGTGCCCGATTAACGCCCCCGTCCGGGAGGTCCGCGCCGAGGCTGTGCGCATGGAGCTGACCTGCATAAACATGCGCTGCTACCCGAATGGAAACACAGCAAACGCATAAGTGACCCAGATCACAGCGAGCCGACTTTCGGCTGGCCGGGGGCGCTTGATACAAATTGGCCCGCGAGCACCGTTGGGGGCAGTTTCCGGCGAGTGCGTCGACTTCCCCGCATTTCCTTCATTTTCCGCGTTTCCGCCTTACCCCCTCGCTGTCTTCTCCGCCTCCTCTGGCATGTCTTCAGGAACGCCCATGTCCTCGCGCCCTCGCGCCGCGTGGCCTCTGGTTGCCGTGTTCACCGCCGGTTACCTCGCCGCCTATCTGCTCCCCACCATCGTGGGAAGGCTCTCCGCCTATCTGGGCCTCAGTGCGGCCCAGGCCGGTCTGGTCGGCAGCGCTCTGCTGCTGAGTTCGGCGTCCGCCGGGTTCTGCCTGGCGGGCCGGGTCGAGACATACGGGCCTCAAAGACCCGCGCGGATCGGGCTGGTCCTGGCCGCGCTGGGCTACGGCTGCGCGGCACTGGCCGGTTCCGTACCGCTGGTGGTCATGGGCATGATGATCGGCGGCTTCGGCTCCGGTACGGCGACCGCGGTCGCCGCGGCGGGCATCGCGGCCCAGCGCGATCCGCACCGGACCTCGTCCCTGGGGCTGCTGAGCGTCTCCGCGACCGCGGGCATCCTCTATCTGACGGTCCCCCATCTGGGCGGCGGGCACCGGCTGCCGTTCGCCTCGATCGCCCTGGTCGCGCTCCTCGCCTGGCCCGCCACCTCACGGCTGGGCGGCTCGGCGCCCGCCGGCCCCTCGGTCCCCGCCTCCGGGCGGCTGCCGCACCGCCGCTCCGGGCTGGTGCTGGCGGGCGGCATGCTCGTCTGGTCGATGGCGCAGAACGCGCTGTGGGGTGTCAGCAGCCGCATCGGTGCGGTCCAGGTGGGGCTCTCCGAGGTCACCATCGGCGCGGTCTTCGCCGCCGCGCTCGGCGCCGGTCTGCTCGGTGTGATGGGCGCCGGGGTGCTGGGCGCGCGGCTCGGGCGTGCGGTGCCGATCGGTCTCGGCACGGTGATCATCGCGGCGAGCATCGCGCTCAGCTCCTCGGCGAGCGACCTCGGCTCGTTCGCGACCGGCGAGATCATGTGGAACACCTTCTACCCGGTGGTCCTGTCGTATCTGATCGGACTGGCCGCGTCACTGGACGTACGCGGCCGCTGGGCGGTCCTCGCCGGCTCGGCCTCGTCCGTCGGGGTGGCCTGCGGGCCGCTGCTGGGCAGCGTGCTGTCCGAGGAGTCCGGCTATCCGGTGATGGGGCTGATCCTGGGTTCCATGACCCTGCTGGTCGCGGTCCCGGTGACGGCCGTCGCCCTGCACACCGGTGGCCGCCCGCTGGTGCCGGGATCGGTGCGCCGCAGGGGCGGCGCTCCGGCGGCCCTGCTCGCGGTCACCACCGGCGCGGTGCCGGGCGCGGTGCCGAAGCTGGGCGCGCCCGAGCAGGCCGTCACGGAGATCAGCCTGCCCCTGCTGCGCCGCAGGCGCCTGGTCAGGAGTGCGTTCCGGACGGCCGGCCCGGCCGGCGGGAGCGGTCAGTCGAACGCGTACGCCTCGACCTCGGACAGGTAGCGCGCCCGGCGCTCCTCGTCGTGGTCGAGGAAGGCCGCCTCGAAGGAGTTGCGGGCCAGGGTGCGCAGTTGTTCGCGGTCCAGGCCGAGCGCCTCGTGAACGGCGTGGAAGGTGTCCCCGACGTACCCGCCGAAGTAGGCGGGGTCGTCGGAGTTCACCGTGCAGAGGAGCCCGGCGTCCATCATGGCCCGCAGCGGGTGCTCCTCCAGGGTGTCGATGGCCCGCAGCCGTACGTTGGACAGCGGGCAGAGCGTGAGCGGTACCCGGTCGGCGGCCAGCCGCTCCACCAGCTCCGGGTCCTCCATGCAGCGCAGCCCGTGGTCGATGCGTTCCACGCCGAGTACGTCGAGCGCCTCCCGGATGTACTCGGGCGGCCCCTCCTCGCCCGCGTGCGCGACCTTGCGCAGTCCGAGCGCCTCGGCCGCGGCGTACACCTCGCTGAACTTGGCGGGCGGGTGGCCGACCTCGGCGGAGTCCAGGCCGACGGCGCTGATCCGGTGCAGATACGGCTTCGCGGCCTCCAGCGTCTCCAGGGCCGATTCGGCGGACCGGTCGCGCAGGAAGCACAGGATCAGCTGGGTGGAGACGCCGTGCCGCTCCTCGCTGCGCTCCAGTGCCCGGCCGAGTCCCTCGACGACCGTGCCGATGGGGACGCCCCGGGCGGTGTGCGCCTGCGGGTCGAAGAAGATCTCGGCGTGCCGCACGCCCTGGGCGGCGGCGCGGGTGAGGTAGGCGTCGGCGAGATCGGCGAAGTCGTCCTCGGTCCTGAGCACCGCCATCAGCGCGTAGTACAGGTCGAGGAACGTCTGCAGGTCGTCGAAGAGGTAGGCGGTGCGCAGCGCCTCGGTGTCCGCGTACGGGAGGTGCACGCCGTTGCGCGCGGCGAGCGCGAAGGCCAGCTCGGGCTCGAGGGTTCCTTCGATGTGGAGGTGGAGTTCCGCTTTGGGGAGATGCACAGTTTCTCGCTAACGCGTGTGGTGCTGTTACTGGTGACGAGTGGGTACCGGGACCCGGATGAGGTCCTGGGCGACGGTCAGTTCGCCGTCGAACCCGGCGGCCCGGGCCTGGGTCTCGAAGTCCCCGGGGTCCGGGTAACGCTGCGAGAAGTGCGTGAGCACGAGATGCCGTACGCCCGCTTCCCGCGCCACCCGGGCCGCCTGTCCGGCGGTCAGATGGCCGTGCTCGGTGGCCAGCCGTTCGTCCTCGTCGAGGAAGGTCGACTCGATGACCAGCATGTCGCATCCCTCGGCGAGCGCGTACACGCCGTCGCAGAGCCTGGTGTCCATGATGAACGCGAACCGCTGGCCGCGCCTGGGCTCGGAGACGTCGTCCAGTGTGACATCGCCGATGGCGCCCTCGCGTTGGATCCTGCCGACGTCGGGTCCCGCGATGGAGTGTTCGGCGAGCCTGGCGGGCAGCATGCGGCGCCTGTCGGGTTCGACGAGGCGGTAGCCGTACGACTCGACGGGGTGCGAGAGCCTGTGGGCGCTGAGCGTGTAGGCGTCCGTGATGGCCAGCGGTCCGTCGGCGGCGACCGGGGTCTCGGTCAGCTCGACGGACTCGCGGTAGGCGGTCGCGTACCGCAGCCGGTCGAAGAAGTGCTGTCCGCTCGCCGGGTAGTGCGCGGTGACGGGGTGCGGGACCTGGTCGAGGTTGATCCGCTGGATCACCCCGGCCAGGCCGAGGGAGTGGTCGCCGTGGAAGTGCGTGACGCAGATCCGGTTGATGTCGTGCGCGGCGACGCCGGCCCGCAGCATCTGGCGCTGGGTGCCCTCGCCGGGGTCGAAGAGGATGCCCTCGCCGTCCCAGCGCAGCAGGTAGCCGTTGTGGTTGCGGTGCCGGGTCGGGACCTGGCTTGCGGTGCCCAGGACGACGA
It contains:
- a CDS encoding carbohydrate kinase family protein yields the protein MSAENPGIDPLDGLRAPQDPDCDVFLTGTVFLDIIFTGLDSAPVRGTESWARGMGSSPGGVANMATALARLGLHTSLAAAFGDDHYGEYCWDALEQGEGIDLSMSHTVRGWHSPVTVSMAYEGERTMVSHGHEAPPPASMPPGPAQPGPAFPQCPPRARAAVASLVPGRSEPWVAQAARRGAMVFADVGWDETGRWDLAGLTDLAHCQAFLPNAEEAMRYTRTDCPRAAAHALAEHVPLAVVTLGAQGAYAVDASTGAAAEVPAIEVEALDPTGAGDVFVAGFVTGTLANWPLADRLAFAGLTAALSVQEFGGSLSAPGWAEVAAWWQRVRTCADQDPAALQRYAFLQDLLPAAARPWPLRRAVPTIGFRP
- a CDS encoding MFS transporter, which gives rise to MSSRPRAAWPLVAVFTAGYLAAYLLPTIVGRLSAYLGLSAAQAGLVGSALLLSSASAGFCLAGRVETYGPQRPARIGLVLAALGYGCAALAGSVPLVVMGMMIGGFGSGTATAVAAAGIAAQRDPHRTSSLGLLSVSATAGILYLTVPHLGGGHRLPFASIALVALLAWPATSRLGGSAPAGPSVPASGRLPHRRSGLVLAGGMLVWSMAQNALWGVSSRIGAVQVGLSEVTIGAVFAAALGAGLLGVMGAGVLGARLGRAVPIGLGTVIIAASIALSSSASDLGSFATGEIMWNTFYPVVLSYLIGLAASLDVRGRWAVLAGSASSVGVACGPLLGSVLSEESGYPVMGLILGSMTLLVAVPVTAVALHTGGRPLVPGSVRRRGGAPAALLAVTTGAVPGAVPKLGAPEQAVTEISLPLLRRRRLVRSAFRTAGPAGGSGQSNAYASTSDR
- a CDS encoding adenosine deaminase; this translates as MHLPKAELHLHIEGTLEPELAFALAARNGVHLPYADTEALRTAYLFDDLQTFLDLYYALMAVLRTEDDFADLADAYLTRAAAQGVRHAEIFFDPQAHTARGVPIGTVVEGLGRALERSEERHGVSTQLILCFLRDRSAESALETLEAAKPYLHRISAVGLDSAEVGHPPAKFSEVYAAAEALGLRKVAHAGEEGPPEYIREALDVLGVERIDHGLRCMEDPELVERLAADRVPLTLCPLSNVRLRAIDTLEEHPLRAMMDAGLLCTVNSDDPAYFGGYVGDTFHAVHEALGLDREQLRTLARNSFEAAFLDHDEERRARYLSEVEAYAFD
- a CDS encoding ribonuclease Z: MSSRELVVLGTASQVPTRHRNHNGYLLRWDGEGILFDPGEGTQRQMLRAGVAAHDINRICVTHFHGDHSLGLAGVIQRINLDQVPHPVTAHYPASGQHFFDRLRYATAYRESVELTETPVAADGPLAITDAYTLSAHRLSHPVESYGYRLVEPDRRRMLPARLAEHSIAGPDVGRIQREGAIGDVTLDDVSEPRRGQRFAFIMDTRLCDGVYALAEGCDMLVIESTFLDEDERLATEHGHLTAGQAARVAREAGVRHLVLTHFSQRYPDPGDFETQARAAGFDGELTVAQDLIRVPVPTRHQ